The Chlamydia poikilotherma DNA segment GAGAGAATGGTTCAGGGAAAACAATTATTACTAAAGCAATTCTTGGTTTACTTCCAGATAATTGTGAAATTATAGAAGGCAATATCTTCTTCGAAGATCAGAATCTGAAAACAATGTCGTATAAAAATTTCCAAAAGATTCGCGGGAGGAAAATAGCTACGGTATTGCAAAATGCTATGGGATCTCTTACACCATCTATGCGTATAGGAGCGCAAATTGTAGAAACCTTAAGACAACATAACTCGATAACGAAAAAAGAAGCTTATTCAAAAGCTATAGAACTATTAGCAAGCGTACGCATACCCAATCCAGAACGTTGTTTTCATCTCTATCCTTTCGAATTAAGTGGTGGCATGCGTCAACGGACAGTAATTGCTATATCTTTAGCTAGCTCTCCAGAACTTATTCTTGCTGATGAACCTACAACAGCGCTAGATTCTGTATCACAAGCTCAAGTATTGCGTATATTGCGTAAGGTTCATAAAGAGAATAATACAGCAATGTTGCTAGTTACCCATAATCTAGCATTAGTAACAGAACTCTGTGATGATATTGCGATTATTAAAGATGGCCAACTCATAGAAACTGGGAGTGTAAAAGAGATTTTTTCTTCTCCACAACATTCTTATACAAAACGTCTTCTCAAAGCTGTATCGAAAATTCCTCTCACAGACTCCTCTTCGCCTATTTTAAAAGCAAAGCTTGCAATTTTAAGAAATACAGACACCTTATAGAAAATTCATGACTAATTTAGTAACTATAAATAATTTATCGATTGCGATTAGGAAACAAGTTATTCTTAACAACATCAATCTCCAATTAAAAAAGGGAGAATGTTTGACAATTGTTGGTGCGAGTGGATCAGGGAAGTCTTCATTAGCTCTGGCTATTTTAGGATTAATGCAACCTAATCAAGGTACGATTACCTTTCATGTTGATCCCAAAACACCAAAAGCAAAAACAGTACAAATTGTCTGGCAAGATGTACACTCAAGTTTAAATCCTACAATGAGTATCGAAGATCTCATTTTAGAACCTCTGCATATTATAGGAACATACTCTAAAGAAGAACAAAAAGAAAAAATCCAACGTGTTTTACAACTCGTTAACCTACCGCTATCCGTACTACGCTTAAAACCTCATAAACTAAGCGGGGGTCAAAAACAACGTGTGGCGATTGCAAAAGCTCTAGTATGTGAACCTGATCTCCTTATTTGTGACGAACCGATATCTGCTCTAGATACCCTGAATCACTCACTCATATTAGACCTTTTCCAAACAATAAAACAGCAATGCGAAAGCACTCTACTCTTCATTACACATGATATGTCGGCAGCTTATTATATTGCAGATACTATTGCTGTTCTGGACAAAGGATCCCTTGTAGAATATAGTCCCAGAGATAAAATTTTCTTAAATCCTAAACATGAAAAAACCCAAGAGCTCCTTGACGCCATTCCGATATTTTCTCTAGAAAATACTGAATGTAATTCCTCTTATTCGCCTCAAGAGAAAGCATTTGTTTAAATTAAACAAAAAAAAATTAGATGAAATCTGAATACCTAAAGTTCTTTGTAGTATGTGAGGAGTTATGTATACTGCGATGCATACTCATCTTTGATTTGTCTTAAATTGCATGATTGTAAAACAACAATTATAAAGATAAAAATAGTCTTATACATTACCTAGAGAATTGCCTCTCAATAGCATGTAAAAATCGTTATCGATTGCTTTAGACGTTATGTGTAAATCATTGACAGGAAGAAGTTGAGCATGCTACGAATCAAACTAACAGCCGTTGAAATGGAGCATCATTGACGATGGAAATTTCTCATATCTTGGAAGACCTCGCTTACGACGAAGGGACACTTCCCAGAGAAGCTATAGAAGCTGCTATCGTCAAACATACGCAAATTACTCCTTATTTACTTCAAATTCTTGAAGACGCAACCGAACGCGTACCAGAATTAATCAACGATGGCAGTTACCAAGGCCATCTTTATGCTATGTATTTATTAGCACAGTTTCGAGAAACCCGAGCTCTTCCATTAATTATCAAGCTTTTTTCTTATACTGATGATACGCCTCACGCAATTGCTGGTGATGTTCTTACTGAAGACCTTCCAAGAATTCTTGCTAGTGTGTGTGACGATGCATCTTTGATTAAAGAGCTTATAGAAGCTCCTGGAATCAATCCTTATGTAAAAGCTGCAGGAATTTCTAGTCTTGTACATCTTGTAGGAATAAAAAAGATCTCTAGAGATACAACTATTCGTTATTTTGGAGAATTGTTAAACTATAGATTAGAAAAAAGTCCTTCTTTTGCTTGGGATAGTCTCATAGCTGCTATATGTGCATTATATCCCGCGGAATTATTCTATCCAATTAGCAAAGCTTTTAATGCCGGTCTCGTAGATATAACTTTCATCAGCATGGAAGACGTAACGAATATCATAAATGAAGAAACTACTGAGTCCTGCCTTCAAGAACTTCTATCCTCACCAGAACTCATTAACGACACCCTAGAAGAAATGGAAAAATGGCTCGAAGATTTTCCTATAGAGCCTTAATCCCCAAGGGATTTTCCAACAGATTATAACGCAAAGAGGTCCCAAGTGAATAAACAAAAACGTTTCTTATCTCTTTTATTCCTCACTCTCGCACTCCTAGGTATATGGTTTTGCCCTCACCCGGAAGCGATAAACCCTAATGCTTGGCATCTATTCGCTGTATTCACAACAACAATTTTAGGAATTATTCTACAGCCATTGCCTATGGGAGCCATAGTCATTATTGGGATTTCTACACTGTTACTTACACAAACCTTAACCCTAGAACAAGGGTTATCAGGATTTCATAATCCAATAGCCTGGTTGGTCTTCTTATCATTTTCCATAGCAAAAGGTATTATTAAAACGGGGCTTGGAGAACGGGTTGCTTATTTTTTCGTCAGTATCTTAGGGAAAAACCCTTTAGGATTAAGCTATGGTTTAGTAATCACAGATTTCCTACTAGCCCCTGCCATCCCCAGTGTAACAGCACGTTCCGGAGGTATTCTCTATCCTGTAGTTATGGGATTATCAGAATCATTTGGAAGCTCTCCAGAAAAAGGTACAGAAAGCCTAATTGGATCCTTTTTAATTAAAGTCGCATATCAAAGTTCTGTAATTACTAGTGCAATGTTTCTTACAGCCATGGCAGGTAATCCTCTAGTAGCAGCTCTAGCAAGTAATGCTGGAGTCGCTCTAACTTGGGCAACATGGGCAAAAGCGGCGGTAATTCCTGGATTACTTAGCTTAGTACTTATGCCTATAGTACTTTATAAGCTCTATCCACCAACAATTACTTCATGCGAAGAAGCAATCCGCACAGCAAAATTACGTCTTAAAGAAATGGGGCCTTTGAAAAAAGGTGAGAAGATTATCTTAATGATTTTCATTCTCCTTGTTGTCTTATGGACATTTGGAGACTTATTAAGAATCTCAGCAACAACAGCAGCTCTAATTGGCTTATCTCTACTCATTCTTACGAATATTTTAGATTGGCATAAAGATGTTATGGCTAATACCACTGCATGGGAAACTTTTATTTGGTTCGGTGCTCTGATTATGATGGCATCATTCCTAAATCAACTCGGCTTTATTCCTCTAATTGGTGATTCTGTAGCTGCAGGAGTTGCAGGATTATCTTGGAAAGTAGGCTTCCCTATTCTCTTTCTCATGTACTTTTACTCACACTATCTATTTGCAAGTAACACAGCACATATCGGAGCAATGTTTCCAGTATTCTTAGCGGTTTCTATATCATTAGGAACAAACCCAATTTTTGCCTGCCTAGTACTCGCTTTTTCAAGTAACTTATTTGGAGGGCTCACACACTATGGTTCAGGACCCGCTCCCCTTTATTTTGGCTCTCAACTTGTTTCAGTCAAGGATTGGTGGAGATCTGGTTTTGTGCTCAGCATTATGAATATCGTCATTTGGGTCGGTATTGGCAGCTTATGGTGGAAAATTCTCGGTCTTATCTAAACTGAACCTTCCTTAACAACGAGATAAATAAACCTTCTTTTAGAAGTTTTTCTCATTGTCGATAAAGACAAACACAACTAACTTGCGAAAATAACCGTATCCATTAATTGTTATGCATCCAAACTTTAGCGATCTCAATGGTGTAGTTATCCCAGGCACTCCTCCTTTGCCTAGAGAACTACAAAAATTTCCCTCTCTGCTTCCTACCAACGATTTGCGTTTTTCTCCCAAATTTGATGCTGATGTTGCCAAACTTTTTCCCAATACTTACGATAGCCCCTATCTAAAATTC contains these protein-coding regions:
- a CDS encoding ABC transporter ATP-binding protein; this translates as MPDTLLKIQNLKIASNNPHRLLIDNLSLTIKKQHSLALVGENGSGKTIITKAILGLLPDNCEIIEGNIFFEDQNLKTMSYKNFQKIRGRKIATVLQNAMGSLTPSMRIGAQIVETLRQHNSITKKEAYSKAIELLASVRIPNPERCFHLYPFELSGGMRQRTVIAISLASSPELILADEPTTALDSVSQAQVLRILRKVHKENNTAMLLVTHNLALVTELCDDIAIIKDGQLIETGSVKEIFSSPQHSYTKRLLKAVSKIPLTDSSSPILKAKLAILRNTDTL
- a CDS encoding ABC transporter ATP-binding protein; this translates as MTNLVTINNLSIAIRKQVILNNINLQLKKGECLTIVGASGSGKSSLALAILGLMQPNQGTITFHVDPKTPKAKTVQIVWQDVHSSLNPTMSIEDLILEPLHIIGTYSKEEQKEKIQRVLQLVNLPLSVLRLKPHKLSGGQKQRVAIAKALVCEPDLLICDEPISALDTLNHSLILDLFQTIKQQCESTLLFITHDMSAAYYIADTIAVLDKGSLVEYSPRDKIFLNPKHEKTQELLDAIPIFSLENTECNSSYSPQEKAFV
- a CDS encoding DUF1186 domain-containing protein — its product is MTMEISHILEDLAYDEGTLPREAIEAAIVKHTQITPYLLQILEDATERVPELINDGSYQGHLYAMYLLAQFRETRALPLIIKLFSYTDDTPHAIAGDVLTEDLPRILASVCDDASLIKELIEAPGINPYVKAAGISSLVHLVGIKKISRDTTIRYFGELLNYRLEKSPSFAWDSLIAAICALYPAELFYPISKAFNAGLVDITFISMEDVTNIINEETTESCLQELLSSPELINDTLEEMEKWLEDFPIEP
- a CDS encoding anion permease, translating into MNKQKRFLSLLFLTLALLGIWFCPHPEAINPNAWHLFAVFTTTILGIILQPLPMGAIVIIGISTLLLTQTLTLEQGLSGFHNPIAWLVFLSFSIAKGIIKTGLGERVAYFFVSILGKNPLGLSYGLVITDFLLAPAIPSVTARSGGILYPVVMGLSESFGSSPEKGTESLIGSFLIKVAYQSSVITSAMFLTAMAGNPLVAALASNAGVALTWATWAKAAVIPGLLSLVLMPIVLYKLYPPTITSCEEAIRTAKLRLKEMGPLKKGEKIILMIFILLVVLWTFGDLLRISATTAALIGLSLLILTNILDWHKDVMANTTAWETFIWFGALIMMASFLNQLGFIPLIGDSVAAGVAGLSWKVGFPILFLMYFYSHYLFASNTAHIGAMFPVFLAVSISLGTNPIFACLVLAFSSNLFGGLTHYGSGPAPLYFGSQLVSVKDWWRSGFVLSIMNIVIWVGIGSLWWKILGLI